In a single window of the Pseudochaenichthys georgianus chromosome 16, fPseGeo1.2, whole genome shotgun sequence genome:
- the fabp10a gene encoding fatty acid-binding protein 10-A, liver basic, protein MDFNGTWQVYAQENYEAFLRALDLSEDVIKMAKDIKPITEIKQTGNDFVVTSKTPGKSVTNSFTIGKEADINTMDGRKLKCTVNMEGSKMVCNMGKSLHISELQGGELIETLTMGSTTLIRKSRKM, encoded by the exons ATGGACTTCAATGGAACATGGCAGGTGTACGCCCAGGAGAACTACGAGGCGTTCCTCAGGGCCTTGG ATCTCTCAGAAGATGTTATCAAGATGGCCAAGGACATCAAGCCAATCACTGAGATCAAACAAACTGGTAATGACTTTGTTGTCACCTCCAAGACCCCTGGGAAGTCTGTGACCAACTCCTTTACCATCGGCAAGGAGGCTGATATCAACACCATGGACGGCAGGAAGCTCAAG TGCACTGTCAACATGGAGGGAAGCAAAATGGTCTGCAACATGGGCAAGTCCTTGCACATCTCAGAGCTCCAAGGAGGAGAGTTGATTGAG ACTCTGACCATGGGCTCAACAACTCTCATCAGGAAGAGCAGAAAGATGTAA
- the srsf10a gene encoding serine/arginine-rich splicing factor 10 — MARYLRPPNTSLFVRNIADDSRPEDIRREFGRYGPIVDVYIPLDFYTRRGRGFAYIQFEDVRDAEDALHNLDHKWVCGRQIEIQFAQGDRKTPNQMKTKEDHSPRSDDDRDRRRRRSRSRSNERRRSRSPSHERRPRWSESPRESRSYSRHRRSRSRENDRHRGPPREHHRTHHEAGPRSRSATRSPPPPRPMAKGKKSQSRSHSPAEDFHPTSSSHKQPVGRSPSRSLSRSVSRSRSRSRSWAGRKSGGH; from the exons ATGGCGAGGTACCTGAGACCGCCTAACACTTCTCTCTTCGTCAGAAACATCGCCGATGACTCCAG GCCAGAGGATATACGACGTGAGTTTGGTCGTTATGGGCCTATTGTAGATGTCTACATTCCACTTGACTTCTATACACGCCGGGGAAGAGGATTTGCTTACATTCA ATTTGAAGATGTCCGGGATGCAGAGGACGCTCTTCACAACCTGGACCATAAATGGGTTTGTGGGCGTCAGATCGAGATCCAGTTCGCCCAGGGGGACAGAAAGA CCCCTAACCAGATGAAGACCAAGGAAGACCATTCCCCTCGTAGCGACGATGATCGAGACAGACGTCGCAGGCGGTCCCGGAGCCGCAGCAATGAGCGGCGCAGGTCACGGAGCCCCTCACATGAGCGCAGACCTCGGTGGTCTGAGAGCCCGAGAGA ATCTCGTTCCTACAGTCGACACAGACGGAGCAGAAGCCGTGAAAATGACAG GCACAGAGGTCCCCCTCGTGAGCACCACCGGACACACCATGAAGCAGGCCCACGCAGCCGCTCTGCGACCCgctcccctcccccccccagACCTATGGCCAAAGGTAAGAAGAGCCAGTCGAGGTCCCACAGCCCAGCCGAGGACTTCCACCCCACCTCCAGCTCCCACAAGCAGCCTGTGGGCCGCTCTCCATCCCGCTCCCTCTCTCGCTCCGTGTCCCGCTCCCGCTCTCGCTCCAGATCCTGGGCCGGACGCAAGTCTGGAGGCCACTGA